In Dermacentor andersoni chromosome 4, qqDerAnde1_hic_scaffold, whole genome shotgun sequence, the following proteins share a genomic window:
- the Nipped-B gene encoding nipped-B-like protein: MMNGEGPSVPITTLAGIQSITELLLELPLPSALPGAGPARSLLPAAQAEEARRALASDARLLPPLVDALAQVSADHVELKDGGDGALPPQGCSPLLQLLVARGLFKGPPPWQQQQPGYSPAQLCSPAEGLDGSPGFFPPTPFTPHPPLHDHSVAGILDGTPFSPQVPKQPPSQNFYSNGNCVTPCDKRTESPVVHTTVQQQAPPPQPQQPPQQPPQQCPVPPVPVCPVPVPCAGGSGSASAGGSVGVQNAVPPSPVCPPVERANSVPVVSPPRHEVSKEPPKECVVNNVESSRPKATRKSAQASPAKQSVQEATPKTAHASNRSKVVRNSVRENSRIQSSDDDDDGSHVVARKRPARKQRESIDGKTAKGNDRRNCHRPLPTKETSSMDMYASSLSERVKNRRRTHQKAKYAESPVQSHHSESEHSAFEPDEEPSRVAPQPQPVREKPKVKPKKIRKEPVPAPLSAEELMESNTYQRFSRTVEAIFDSMEDLDLTQELDDEVECPPEALVSASSLRQLCNEAAKLKILQATNQVPPERLVRLLSILERNVVDGAKLCPVDQDQEEEDDEGRLYAELTMERITRSADASLTALYIMTSASMPKRVFLEDLIERIVVFAKFQIQNTIYPLFDPVYRVDTRGKEGCNARQKRAHAAQKVKDRSVVQLYNKLHELVGLLAELLGLQTLTDTLILQVSTLGVGPFFVEGVSELQLHALRLVTTIFAHYEKHRQLILEDILASIARLPTSKRSLRNYRLNSEEYIQMLTALVLQLIHSVVRLPEGSPAPRDLAETSKDKTAEGKDKTTAVDADVLIVTSYDAAVHTAANFLSVFLRKCGTKNEDMDYRPVFENFVQDLLTTVNKPEWPASELILSLLGRLLVQNFSNKSLDMSLRVASLDYLGVVAARLRKDAVNSQIKKETVKDILRQIEEDEEEDLPLTSLSKGARPMDETQLLQRALLHYLDANLDSDPSLQFSRRFYVAQWYRDAMAEAKAEKNHGDEEKESTKSPSKANSRTSRGKASRRNCEPEDDDEEDEKKPAVRNEEQQAKLVAMVEERKKFLLHLAKPQDSGSGLKSEQGTLDYATAELISRFLASRRPFSQSFDVYLTQILRVLSESAVAVRTKAMKCLTLVVEADPSILGRPDMRQGVHGRLLDHSTSVREAAVDLVGKFILVRPELTHKYYDMLTERILDTGVSVRKRVIKILKDVCLEQPEFEKIPEICVKIIGRVNDEEGIKKLVGEVFQSMWFTPQNSEERLLQKVRHITHVVVACREMGLDLFEQLLSGLLKDREDGQRRGVLESCRQIVDCLVERLLRLEEGAESSQHLVACLGTLYLFSRIQPQLLVRHAHTIQPYLSMRVSGPQDYQVLQHVTRCLELVVPLMEHPSESFLAQIEEDLAKQLIRNAMAILPASVSCLSAVVNRVTHNYPLVRDMFHKFFMLLCLVRRQHRAGRNYCRPSLQRCVYTLGLLCRHFDFEHLEPAPDSTAESVTAEDADQPLKHRVFAAMMYFTEHEDEDIRQRALTGIGFMLVRQYDLMLGPEIKELYKHLLASPLASAAARVQVLKNLTAYLMEEEAKMIRRDAEWSKLSKGENLKEMGDVSSGMASTVVQVYLKDILAAAAHPDQVVRRAALQVLQLVLGQGLVHPVQMVPHLACLGSDDDKLLRTKADQLLQDLEKKYPGFVQMKALAGMRLSFEMHRTSQLGSLVRGYRCPDAPVSRNGFLYSVLRSTRQSRRAFLLALLKLFDEQARVPLAELLYVADNIVYFPYQVQDEPLFVMHHIDVLLSVSGSNLLQSFREALLPREGATRTEDEDEEDDDLDALIARLPRDLEPLQESMQAAQGCILLLFVKQTLKDTYGFTDSRIQQYSPNEAAKTYEKALNRRSGVRFNPEPTVQFLKSGDEEQTTGEELCRRYLDFKQLMLTIDPDDDDDDQDAGQPRPAAAVAATAPSSTTENGAAPNAASTTTATATPTTTALPTVAVATSVPRQRLSTAAVTHRGRPPGRTSKGAAAVSDKAKKKPRKKRKRVICSDGSSDNEDSDPSFCGD, from the coding sequence ATGATGAATGGCGAGGGCCCCAGCGTGCCCATCACTACGCTCGCCGGCATCCAGAGCATCACTGAGCTGCTCTTGGAGTTGCCCCTGCCGTCTGCTCTGCCTGGAGCAGGCCCAGCTCGATCGCTGCTGCCAGCTGCTCAGGCTGAGGAAGCCCGACGGGCACTGGCCAGTGATGCCCGTCTCCTGCCCCCTCTGGTGGACGCCTTGGCCCAAGTCAGCGCCGACCATGTGGAACTCAAGGATGGTGGGGATGGTGCCTTGCCACCCCAGGGCTGCTCCCCACTTTTGCAACTGCTGGTGGCACGAGGACTGTTCAAGGGGCCACCgccttggcagcagcagcagccgggttACAGCCCTGCTCAGCTGTGCTCACCTGCCGAAGGTCTGGATGGGAGCCCAGGCTTCTTCCCGCCCACCCCGTTCACACCGCACCCGCCACTGCATGACCACTCAGTGGCTGGCATCCTGGATGGGACACCTTTCTCGCCCCAAGTGCCCAAGCAGCCACCAAGCCAAAACTTCTACTCCAACGGAAACTGTGTGACCCCGTGTGACAAGCGGACAGAGTCTCCTGTGGTGCACACCACGGTGCAGCAGCAGGCGCCACCGCCGCagccgcagcagccgccgcagcagccgccgcagcagTGCCCTGTGCCGCCAGTGCCAGTGTGCCCTGTGCCCGTGCCATGTGCTGGTGGTAGTGGCAGTGCTAGTGCTGGTGGTAGTGTGGGAGTGCAAAATGCCGTGCCGCCCTCGCCTGTGTGTCCACCTGTGGAACGTGCAAACAGTGTTCCTGTTGTGAGCCCACCCAGACATGAGGTGTCTAAGGAGCCTCCGAAAGAGTGTGTGGTCAACAATGTTGAAAGTAGTAGACCCAAAGCTACCCGAAAGTCTGCGCAAGCTTCACCGGCCAAGCAGAGTGTGCAGGAAGCCACACCAAAGACTGCACATGCATCAAACAGAAGCAAGGTTGTGAGAAACTCTGTGCGCGAGAACAGCCGAATTCAGTcatctgatgatgacgatgacggtTCACATGTAGTGGCTCGAAAGCGACCTGCACGAAAGCAGAGGGAGAGCATTGATGGCAAGACAGCGAAAGGAAATGATCGACGCAATTGCCACCGACCGTTGCCAACTAAGGAGACGTCGAGCATGGACATGTACGCCAGTTCATTGAGTGAGCGAGTGAAGAACAGGCGCAGGACCCACCAAAAGGCCAAGTATGCAGAGTCTCCAGTGCAGTCGCACCACAGTGAGAGTGAGCACTCTGCATTTGAACCTGACGAAGAGCCAAGTCGAGTTGCTCCACAACCCCAGCCTGTTCGGGAAAAACCGAAGGTAAAGCCCAAGAAGATCAGAAAGGAACCTGTCCCCGCACCACTTTCTGCAGAGGAGCTAATGGAGAGCAATACGTATCAACGCTTCTCACGCACTGTTGAAGCCATCTTTGACTCCATGGAAGATCTCGACTTGACCCAAGAGCTGGATGATGAGGTTGAATGCCCTCCAGAAGCACTAGTGTCCGCTTCATCTTTGCGTCAGCTGTGCAATGAAGCGGCCAAGCTAAAAATTTTGCAAGCTACAAACCAAGTGCCACCAGAGCGTCTTGTCCGCTTGCTTTCTATACTGGAACGGAATGTAGTGGATGGTGCTAAGCTCTGTCCTGTGGACCAGGACCAGGAAGAAGAGGATGACGAAGGCCGCCTTTATGCTGAGCTGACCATGGAACGCATTACACGATCTGCAGATGCTTCCTTAACTGCCCTGTACATAATGACTTCAGCCAGCATGCCTAAGCGGGTCTTTTTGGAGGATTTGATTGAGCGCATTGTCGTCTTTGCTAAGTTTCAAATTCAAAACACCATCTACCCATTGTTCGACCCAGTTTACAGGGTGGACACTCGTGGAAAGGAGGGCTGCAATGCGAGGCAGAAGCGGGCCCATGCTGCCCAGAAAGTGAAAGATCGTTCCGTGGTCCAGCTTTACAACAAGCTTCATGAATTGGTGGGGCTGCTCGCAGAACTGTTGGGCTTGCAGACGTTGACCGACACCTTGATCCTCCAGGTGTCCACGTTGGGTGTTGGTCCATTTTTTGTTGAAGGTGTCAGTGAGCTTCAGCTACATGCTCTGCGCTTGGTAACCACAATCTTCGCTCATTATGAGAAGCACCGGCAGCTCATTTTAGAGGACATCTTGGCTTCCATCGCACGCCTGCCCACAAGCAAGCGAAGCTTGCGCAACTATCGCCTAAACTCTGAAGAGTACATACAGATGCTGACAGCCCTTGTTCTTCAGCTGATCCACAGTGTTGTCAGACTTCCAGAAGGATCTCCTGCGCCaagagacttggcagaaaccaGTAAAGACAAAACAGCAGAGGGGAAAGACAAAACGACAGCAGTAGATGCAGATGTCTTGATTGTAACGTCTTATGACGCAGCTGTCCACACTGCTGCCAATTTTCTGTCTGTGTTTCTACGTAAATGTGGCACGAAAAATGAGGATATGGACTATAGGCCAGTGTTTGAGAATTTTGTCCAGGACCTGTTGACCACAGTCAACAAGCCTGAGTGGCCTGCGTCAGAGCTGATCTTAAGCCTTCTGGGGCGACTGCTTGTTCAGAACTTCAGCAACAAATCGCTGGACATGTCGCTGCGTGTAGCCTCACTTGATTACCTCGGAGTGGTTGCTGCTCGACTGCGTAAAGATGCTGTGAACAGCCAGATAAAAAAGGAAACTGTGAAGGACATTCTCCGTCAGATTGAGGAGGATGAGGAAGAGGATTTGCCTCTGACAAGCCTTTCCAAAGGTGCACGGCCAATGGATGAGACTCAGCTGTTGCAGAGGGCCCTCCTTCACTACCTTGATGCCAACCTCGACAGTGACCCGTCACTGCAGTTCTCAAGACGCTTCTATGTGGCACAGTGGTATAGGGATGCTATGGCTGAGGCTAAAGCTGAGAAGAATCATggtgatgaagaaaaagaaagcactaagTCGCCAAGCAAAGCCAATAGCCGTACAAGCAGAGGCAAGGCAAGCAGGCGAAATTGTGAGCCAGAGGATGATGACGAAGAAGATGAAAAGAAGCCCGCTGTGCGAAATGAAGAGCAGCAAGCCAAGCTTGTTGCCATGGTAGAAGAGCGGAAAAAGTTTCTTCTGCACTTGGCAAAGCCTCAGGACTCTGGTAGTGGCCTAAAATCTGAGCAAGGCACATTGGACTATGCCACTGCAGAGCTCATCTCGCGTTTTTTGGCATCCCGACGACCGTTCTCGCAGAGTTTTGATGTGTACCTTACTCAGATTCTGCGAGTACTCAGTGAATCCGCAGTTGCTGTGCGTACCAAAGCCATGAAGTGTCTCACACTTGTGGTTGAGGCAGATCCATCGATTCTGGGCCGGCCAGACATGCGTCAAGGGGTGCATGGGCGCCTCCTTGATCATTCAACAAGTGTCCGTGAAGCAGCTGTGGACTTGGTTGGGAAGTTCATCCTGGTACGACCAGAGCTGACGCACAAGTACTATGACATGCTAACAGAACGAATTTTAGACACAGGTGTAAGTGTGCGTAAACGAGTCATCAAAATCCTCAAGGATGTGTGCCTTGAACAGCCAGAGTTTGAGAAAATTCCAGAAATATGTGTGAAGATCATTGGTCGTGTCAATGACGAGGAGGGCATCAAGAAGCTAGTTGGAGAAGTGTTCCAGAGCATGTGGTTTACACCTCAGAATAGTGAAGAGAGGCTTCTACAAAAGGTGCGCCACATCACTCATGTTGTAGTTGCGTGTCGTGAGATGGGACTTGACTTGTTTGAACAACTGCTCAGTGGCCTCCTGAAGGACCGCGAAGATGGGCAACGCCGAGGTGTATTGGAGTCGTGCCGGCAGATTGTGGACTGCCTGGTGGAACGGCTACTACGACTTGAAGAAGGTGCTGAATCGTCACAGCACTTGGTAGCCTGTCTTGGTACCTTATATTTGTTCAGCCGCATTCAACCGCAGCTCCTAGTGCGCCATGCACACACCATCCAGCCATACCTAAGTATGCGTGTATCAGGGCCACAGGACTATCAGGTGCTGCAGCATGTCACTCGTTGTCTCGAGCTGGTGGTGCCTTTGATGGAGCACCCAAGCGAATCATTTCTAGCACAAATTGAAGAAGACCTGGCCAAACAGCTTATTCGCAATGCCATGGCCATCCTTCCAGCCAGTGTAAGCTGCCTCAGTGCAGTAGTGAACCGTGTGACACACAACTACCCATTGGTGCGTGATATGTTTCACAAGTTTTTTATGCTGTTGTGTTTGGTGCGGCGGCAGCATCGGGCCGGTCGCAACTACTGTCGCCCGAGTCTCCAACGTTGTGTCTACACACTGGGCCTGCTGTGCCGGCACTTTGACTTCGAACACTTAGAGCCTGCACCAGACAGCACTGCAGAGTCTGTCACTGCTGAAGATGCTGACCAGCCTCTAAAGCATAGGGTCTTCGCAGCCATGATGTACTTCACAGAACATGAAGATGAGGATATTCGGCAGCGTGCACTGACAGGCATTGGCTTCATGCTTGTGCGCCAGTATGATTTGATGCTAGGGCCCGAAATCAAGGAGCTGTACAAGCACCTGCTGGCCAGTCCCCTGGCATCTGCAGCAGCAAGGGTGCAAGTGCTCAAGAACCTGACAGCTTATCTGATGGAAGAAGAAGCCAAGATGATTCGTAGAGATGCAGAGTGGAGCAAGTTATCCAAAGGGGAGAACTTGAAGGAGATGGGTGATGTGTCCTCCGGAATGGCCAGCACAGTTGTGCAGGTCTACCTTAAGGATATCCTGGCAGCAGCTGCTCACCCGGACCAGGTCGTCCGTCGTGCTGCATTGCAGGTGTTGCAGCTCGTGTTGGGGCAGGGCCTAGTGCACCCTGTGCAGATGGTCCCACACCTTGCCTGCCTCGGCTCTGACGATGATAAGCTGCTGCGTACCAAGGCAGACCAGTTGCTGCAAGACTTGGAGAAGAAATACCCGGGCTTTGTTCAGATGAAAGCCCTGGCAGGCATGCGCCTCTCGTTTGAAATGCACCGAACTTCCCAGCTGGGCTCTCTCGTACGTGGGTACCGATGCCCAGATGCCCCTGTCAGCCGCAACGGCTTCCTCTACTCCGTGCTTCGATCAACCAGGCAGAGCAGACGTGCCTTCTTGCTGGCTCTGCTTAAGCTCTTTGATGAACAGGCAAGGGTGCCTCTGGCAGAGCTGCTTTATGTGGCTGACAATATTGTGTACTTCCCATATCAAGTGCAGGATGAGCCACTGTTTGTCATGCATCACATTGATGTCTTGCTGTCCGTGTCAGGCTCTAACCTGTtgcaaagctttcgtgaagcaTTGTTGCCACGCGAGGGAGCCACTCGGACAGAAGATGAAGACGAGGAAGATGATGACCTGGATGCTCTCATAGCAAGGCTGCCAAGAGATCTGGAACCTCTCCAGGAAAGCATGCAAGCAGCACAAGGCTGCATCTTGCTTCTCTTTGTAAAGCAAACTCTAAAGGATACGTATGGTTTTACAGACAGCCGCATTCAGCAGTATTCTCCCAACGAAGCTGCCAAAACGTACGAGAAGGCCCTCAACCGGCGTTCGGGGGTTCGGTTCAATCCAGAGCCGACGGTGCAGTTTTTGAAATCTGGGGACGAAGAACAGACCACTGGAGAAGAGCTCTGCCGCCGCTACCTCGATTTCAAGCAGCTGATGCTGACCATCGACccagacgacgatgatgacgaccaGGATGCGGGACAGCCCCGACCTGCAGCAGCTGTTGCAGCCACTGCACCCTCTTCAACCACAGAAAACGGTGCTGCTCCAAATGCTGCTAGCACCACAACAGCTACGGCCACCCCCACCACGACAGCGCTGCCCACAGTCGCCGTGGCCACTTCAGTGCCACGGCAACGGTTGTCAACGGCTGCCGTGACCCATCGTGGCCGCCCTCCAGGTCGGACTTCTAAAGGTGCTGCCGCAGTGAGTGACAAGGCAAAGAAAAAGCCTCGCAAAAAGCGGAAGCGGGTCATCTGCTCCGACGGGTCGAGTGACAATGAGGACAGTGATCCGTCTTTCTGTGGTGATTGA